Genomic segment of uncultured Desulfobacter sp.:
AGGCTGGTCCATTTTTTTCATGTAATCTGCGTACCTTGATTGATTATGATGAAGTACTTGCTCCGCCCGGGATAGGGAAAGGCCCTTATGGTAAACTTCGATTAAAATAGGCCGGTCAACGGCCATATTGTGCTTTTCCAAAAGAGCGATAATGGTGTCGAGTTCATCGGGCACAGGATCAGGCGCTGGTGCAGGTGGCCTGTCAAACGGCTTTTTTGCAATGGCTTCGCCCAGAAGTATTCCGTCTTCACTGGGCTCAAAGATAAAAAGTTTGTCCCTGTATCTGGATATCTTTACCGGTGTACTTTTATGCTTGCTGAACCGGTCTGCACCACTGGTCACATAAAAATCGCGTTTGTCATGGCGGATAGTTCTGTTCTTGGATACGGTGGCTTTGATTTTTCTGTAACCATATTTCATATATTCTTGAACCTGCTCCGGGATAAAATTCAGGGTGTCTGCCTGGTTTGACAAAAAATCATCAAACTTCTGTGCCGGCACCCAGGCACTGACCACGCCGTCTTCAGTAAAATAATGTTGTGTATGATTATGTTCGTCACGGTATTGGCGGAGCACAGTGCTGCTTCTCAATTCATCAAGGGTGATATCAAGTAGGGTTACAGTGACTTTTTCCTTTCTTCCCCGTTTGAAGTTATACTCGGTAACGGTTTTCACAATCCTGTCCTCAAAGGCTTTGATAATCCGTATTTCAAGATTATGCAGGCTCCGGTGTGAAGATTCCAGATGCGCCTTATCTTTTGGTGAATGCGCCCTTGAAAAATCCGGCGCCAAATAAAAACCGCCTGGCGTAGAATGCGCAAGGTTAATGGCATTAATGGGACGCTTTAAATTTAAAAATCCCTTTGCCTGGTCGGGCCTGATGCCGATTGTTTTCAAAGGAAAAGGGGTGCATAACAAAAAACGGGTAAAAAGGTCCACAGAGTTCAGATTACTTTCGGTAAAATAGGATTCCAGGATGAACAGCTTCCTGGAACCGGTATCAAATATTTCAATCACCTGCGGTTTCTGCCAGTTTCCACGTTCATCTCTGATTCTTAAATATTGGAACTTGCAACCGTCAACCTGGATCAAGGCAAACACCGGAACCGATTTGAAGCTATAACGTGCCGGTGACGGCTCCTGATCGTCCTCTTTTTCCAGATAAAATTTGAGATTCTCCCTTTTGGCGCATCGCCGAAGTGCCGGAAGGCTGATTGTTTTACCCAACTCTTCCTCGAGCCAGCAGTGGTAATTTTTAATGGTCCTGGCTCTTCGGGTGATAAAAATGAACCCCTGAGATGACGGATCGCATGACGCCTTGACCATTTCAATAAACCGCCTTTTTGTTTGCTCGTCTATAACCTTGGGGCGCCCGCTGCACTTGCGGCCATCCATAATTCCTTTTTCAACCAGCAAAAGGGGTACCGGGATAATCCCGGTTTTCTTGTACTGGTCCTTGTAATATTTTTTGGATCTTCTCTTGGCAGATCCGATTTTATTCATGATTTTTTTATGCAGCAGTAAATGGAAGCGGTCGTCAATGCTCAGGTCATCCATTATCTGCCCCCGTTGATACAATCTTTTCGTGTATGACCCGATGCCACAACAATGCAGCCGGGCGAGAGGTCTGCTGCCAATGATCATGCTGTGCCACACGGACCTGTTCAAGCATTGCCTTTACAACAGCCATGTATTCATTCGAAATTTGATCCGTCAGATCCGGTTTGGTTACCGATGCCGTTTTTCGGGAGTCGATAAATTTTTTGATGTTACGCGCGGTTAACTCCATGCCGCTTTCTATAACAGCCATGGGCTGACCCGGGTTTTCACCGTGGTTCAGCCCACAACGAAAGTTGAAAGATCTGTGCAGGTTACACAGACTTTCTTATAAATCTCCTTCCAAAGTTGGCGCTGTTCTATGGAATCCAGTTGAGTAAGAGGCCGTGCCTGGGATTCGTTGGCCGGTAATCTGTCCCCAATTGGGGACAGATTATAGATGACTTCATAAAATTTGATCAGGCGGTAAGCATGGGATTTTCCCATATCCCATCGCGCCCTGGTATATGTTTCGAATGATTCAAACAGAGCCTGCTTATACAAACGATTGTCACGAATTTCTTTCAAGGCCTTGCCGATTTTGGAAAAACACTCCTGATTCCGGGCAATCAGGGTTTCAAGCTTGGCCAACCGTTTCATACTCATTGCCCTGTCCTTCGCAAGTATTCTTACTTTCTGAAATCATTGACAAATTTGTATACGCCTGCCAAATTGGAGTCATGATGAAAATGCTTGGAAATTTTGTTTTATTCATATGGCTGAAGTTCAAAGTCACTTCGAATCTCGCTGCCGAAAACCTTGCGCTTCGCCACCAATTGGCCGTAATGAAAAGGACGAACAAGCGGCCGAAAATTCGAATGGTGGATCGGCTCTTCTGGGTTTTGCTTTCCCGAATTTGGACTCCTTGGCGTAAATCTCTCATCATTGTAAAGCCGGATACTGTTGTCTACTGGCATCGCAAGGGTTTCAAACTTTTTTGGAAATTCAAATCCAAAGGCCCGGGAAGGCCTCAAGTCAGTCGTGAAATCCGTGATCTGGTCAGGAGGATGGCTGCAGCCAATCCAAACTGGGGTGCGCCCAGGATTCATGGGGAATTGCTCAGCCTGGGGTTCGAGGTTTCCGAACGAACCGTATCGAACTTGATGCCCCGACATCCGCCGAATTCAAAGCCGTCTCAAACCTGGCGGACTTTTTTGAAAAATCATATTAACAAGTGTTCGATTGACTTTTTCACTGTTCCAACAGTCACCTTTAATATTCTGTTCGTCCTGGTGATCCTCAGCCACAGCCGCCGCAAAGTCGTACATTTCAATATAACCTCAAATCCGACGGCCGAGTGGACAACCCAACAGATCGTGGAGGCCTTCTGGGATACGGCACCGAAGTATCTGATGCGGGATCGGGATGCAATCTATGGCGTTTTTTGCCGCAATCGAGTGAAAAACATGGGCATCAAAGAAGTGGTCTCGGCCCCGCAAAGCCCTTGGCAAAACCCTTTTGTTGAACGGGTGATCGGCTCGATCAGACGAGAATGTACAAACAATGTCATCGTATTGAACCAAGGACATCTGAAAAACATTCTTTGCGCGTATTTCCAATATTATCATAACGACAGAACACATTTGAGCCTTGGAAAAAATACGCCCAACGGTCGGCCGATCCAACCCAGACCTGTCGGCAAATGCAAGATAATTGATTTGCCGCGTATTGGTGGATTACATCATCGATACGAGTGGGAGAAAGCGGCCTGAAAACTCAAATCGTTCTGATATCAAAAGCATCGAACGGTCTTTGCTGATCTGTGCTCAGAATCGACCTCAATTAAAAATTTCACATTGAATCCGTCTTTTCAAATAAACTGGACAGTGGATATTTCATTCAATCGCTGCACAGAGGAGAATATTTTTTCGACAAATTTGATGAACCTGTAAAAAGTCCGATTTTAGCATTTTTCAAGCCGTAACATACTGAAATTATTAATAGTGAATTTGTCATTTTCGACTTTTTACGAGACCATCAAATTTACCACGGATTAATTTTTGCGAAGGACAGCCCAGGTAAATGTATCCGGTACCCTGGCAGACAGCCCTTCAACCAGATCCCTTGTAAAGGTCGCAATACCGCATTGCCGGGGCAGATAGTTGCCGATGACAGCAATGGATTTGATCCCTTCAACGTATTGTGTGCTCGTTCGCATTTTTACCTCCTTTCCTATTAGGATCAATCGTCTTGGCACCACGCATTTCAAATTACATCATGCCGCCCATTTAGCCACCAGGCAGCCCTTATGTTTTATCCGGTTTTTCAGCAATCATGGCCTGTGTGGTCAGCATGACAGATGCGACACTGGCCGCATTCTGGAGGGCAAAACGGACCACCTTTTTCGGATCCATAACACCGGCTGAAATCAAATCTTCATAAACGTTTGTCCGCGCATTGTAGCCAAAAGCGCCTTGACCCTCCTTTACTTTATTGACAACGACAGCACCTTCAACTCCGGCATTATTGGCAATTTTACGCAGTGGTTCTTCAATGGCTTTGGCAATCACATCAATACCCAACTTTTCCTCACCCTCAAGGGTAAGGGTTTCAAGGTCAGGAATACACCTGATAAGGGCGACACCGCCGCCGGGAACGATGCCCTCTTCCACCGCCGCCCGGGTTGCGTTAAGGGCGTCTTCCACCCGGGCTTTCTTTTCCTTCATTTCAGTTTCAGTGGCAGCACCGACACTAATGACGGCAACGCCGCCAACGAGTTTTGCCAACCGTTCCTGAAGCTTTTCCCTATCATAGTCAGAACTCGTTTCTTCAACCTGTGCCCGAAGCATTTTGACCCGCCCCTCAAGGGCTTCCTTGGAACCTGCACCATCAACGATTGTGGTGTTATCTTTATCAATGGTAATGGTTTTTGCCTGACCCAGATCCTGCAGCGTTACATTTTCAAGTTTGAGTCCGATATCTTCGGAAACAAGCTCTCCGCCAGTTAAAACGGCAATATCTTCCAGCATGTTTTTTCTTCTGTCACCAAACCCTGGCGCCTTGACTGCCGCAACATTTAAAGAGCCACGAAGTTTGTTGACAACTATGGTTGCGAGGGCTTCGCCTTCAACATCTTCAGCTACGATCAAAAGTGGTTTTCGCGTTTTGGAAATTTCTTCAAGAATCGGAAGAAGGTCTTTCATGGAAGAGACCTTTTTTTCGCAAATCAACACATAGGGGCTATCAAATGAGACATTCATTTTTTCAGTATCGGTTACAAAGTAGGGAGAAAGGTATCCCCGATCAAACTGCATGCCTTCCACCACCTCAAGGGTCGTATCTATTGACTTGGCCTCTTCAACCGTAATAACGCCTTCCTTTCCGACTTTATCCATGGCTTCGGCAATAATATTGCCGATGGTCTCATCGTTGTTGGCCGAGATGGTGCCAACCTGGGCGATATCATTCTGGTTTTTGATGGGTCTTGCCATTGCTTCTAACGCTTCAACGACCTTGGCAACGGCTTTGTCAATACCCCTTTTAATCCACATGGGGTTATGACCGGCAACCACCAGTTTCTGACCATTTTCATAAATCGCCCGGGCAAGAACGGTCGCCGTGGTTGTACCGTCCCCGGCCATATCAGAGGTCTTACTGGCCACTTCCTTTACCATCTGAGCGCCCATATTTTCGAACTTGTCTTTAATCTCAATCTCTTTTGCAACGGTTACACCGTCCTTGGTTACATTGGGTGAGCCCCAGGATTTTTCAATCACCACGTTTCTGCCTTTAGGCCCCAGAGTCACCACCACTGCATCTGCAAGTGTCTTCACACCCTTAAGCATTGCCTCACGGGCGTTTGCATCATATTTAATTTCTTTGGCCATCCTAATAAATCTCCATTGATTACACGGTTTATTGATTATTCAATTATCCCAAGAACATCGTCCTGCCGAAGGATAAGGTAGTCTGTACCATCGATTTTCACATCGGTTCCGCCATATTTACTGAAAAGGATACGGTCATCAGGTTTTACATCCATTGAAATCAATTTTCCATTGTCACCCATTCGCCCGTTTCCCACGGCCACAACCCTTCCTTCCACTGGTTTTTCTTTTGCTGTGTCTGGGATAATAATTCCGCCTTTGGTTTCTGTATTCTCTGGCCCGCGCATAACTACGATTTTGTCACTTAATGGCCTTAAATTCATGATCAATTTTTCCTTTCTCTGAGTCTTTTGTTTGTTTTGAAATTTACCTGGAATTGCTTTAATCTGCGGTCGTAAGTATCTGGGCAGACACAGCCATTGATAAGATAACCGGCTTGACTGCAAGATGTATCCATTAGAAAACGTTTTGGTATAGAATCCATAGGCGTTTCAAAGCAATATTGCGGTAATCTTGGTAAGGTTGATAACTGCCAAGTCGGGGTGTTTGCCGCATACGCCTCTCAAACAGGATATTCTTTGGTTGATAAACGCCTTTTCATTCCGGAAAAATGGTTTGGCGATGACTTTGAATCGCGTAGAAAAAAGTGCAAGTTACCTGCTGAAGCTATATTTAAAACGAAGCCTCAATTAGCAGTGGAAATGTTAAACAATTTAGCCGATGAAGGTATCCTCCCGTTTAAATACATTTTGGCAGATTTTTTTTACGGAGTAAGTCCAGAATTCATTGACGCTGCAAGCAATTTGGTTGGCACTAACTATTTTGTATCAGTCCCGGGCAAGACGCTGTGCTGGCTGAAATCCCCGGTAACTCCGGGACACATCCATCCCCTCTGCCATTTTCTCCTCCAGCCAGTCTGAAATTTTCATTTAAACCCCATTGAGGTTTTATGGATTCCTAAAAACTACCCGGCGATTGTCATCAGATTGGTGACGTTTTTGACCCCATGGACATCCCTTACCAGTTTTGTGGCCAGGGCTTTTTCTGCCTTGTTTCCGGCTTTCCCTCCCAGGGTGACAACGCCGTCTTTTGTCTCCACTGTGGTAGCCACAGCACTGGTTGACCGATGGTACAGCAGGGTCATTTTAACCATGGCCGTGATGGATGCATCATCTATGACCTGGACGATTTCATCCATTTTCTCTTCCGCTTGTTTTTTTTTCGGCCAAATTGCCGCCCCCTGGACCGTCATCTCATTGTTGACATGTTTGACACCGTCAATATCCAGGACGTATTCTGTGGTCAGGTCTTTTTGGGCAAGGCTTTCGGCATCTCCGACCAGGGTGATGGTCCCGTTTTTCGCAGATACCTCTGTATTCCCGGCGCTCACATTTCGGTGAAAAAAAAGGGTACTTTTGACCTTGGCCGCAAGCCAGGCATCTGAATAGCCGGAAACCGCCTCCCCCTTTACTGCCAGTTGGTTATCCACACCTTTGACCCCGGGCAGGCCCGCAACCGTTTCCCGGGCCAACGCTTTATATGCATCCGAGGATGCTGTCCCTGTGAGGGTCACATCACCGTTTTGGGAATGGATTTTAATATCTTCATCCTTAAAATAGGTCTGGAATATATAAGACTGCCTTGCCGATGATTCGATGCGGTCATCGGTCTCGGATGCGAACAGACTGGAATAGGTGACGGTCCAAGCGATGATGCTGACCAGCAATGCCAAGGTATAAATTCTTATTTTCATAAAAAGACCTCCTGTTAAAAATTATTCAACCTGATCATCAGGTTTATCCGGAGTGTCTTGGGGCCTGGAAAAACCGGCAGCAAGGGCACCCAAGCCTACCCATGGATGATGGGTTACAGTTTGCCCAGGACGAGCAACACCAGAACAATGATCAACACCAGTCCAATGCCGCTGCTGGGACCATACCCCCAGGATCTGCTGTGGGGCCAGGTTGGGATTATTCCCACAAGCGCCAATACCAAAATGATGAGTAAGATTGTGCCCAGTGACATGATTACCGACTCCTTTTTATAAATGGCGTCTAAAGGCTCTCTGATATCCTGCGCCCTTATTTCGCCTCTTTTTCGTTAGAAGAAAACATCGCACCGATCATCTTGACAATTTCACCCAGTACCAGGGCATAGGTTGCCAGGGTGCTGGCGGTTTCGTTGATCGTCAATACCGTATCCGCGGTGTCATGGGAAATGGTCCTGATGGCCTCACCGGCTTCACCCAGGCTGTTTTTGAATTCTTCACTGATCCTTGCAGTGTTTTCTGAAACCACAGCCATGTTGGGAATGATCCGATTCAAATTATCTTTGTTGTTTTGCAGCATGGACGAAGCGTCTTTGATCAGGCCATTTATGTTTCTCAACATTATGACGGTGTATACACTCACCGCCACGATTAAAGCAAACACAATAAAGGCACCCAACTCATTCAAGGTGATCGATCCCTGCATAAACTTGTCCTTTCACGTTTTGAAAACCGACGACATCAAACAGGCTCTATTTTGAGGTTTCTGTCCCCTTGTCCTCACCGGTTTTCTTTGTGCTTTCATTTTTTGAATCCCCGCCTTTTTTACCTGCGTCATGCAAATGCGCCTCTTTTTTCGAAGCCGCATCAAACATCCTGGCTCTGGTTACTGTTACATTTTCTTTAAGATTTTTAACGGTTTCGCAGGTTCGATCAGAAATTCCCTGCCGGATTTCTCTGCCGGATTTCGGGGCGAACAGAATCCCTGCGGCCAATCCCAAGGCAGATCCGATGCTGGCGCCGATTATTATATTTCTATTCCTGGCATGCCGCATGGTCTTGGTTTGAAACCCTCTGATTTTTTTCACCTGATTTGCCAGGTCATTCAAAATTACCATGTACCCTCCTGTCCTGATCTTGTTTATCAGCATGGATGAAGCTCTCTTTCTTCTGTCTTCAATGTTAAATTCTTGAACCCGTGACCTTTTAGGCCGTACACAAATGAGATGGCATTTCATCAGAGGTCTGTGTGCGGAGTGTCGCTGTCCCTTGCCTGATTCCATTGTACTACTCAAGGTACTACTCAAGTTCCGTACCCGGATGATCAGAACCCGGATATATATTCTATAATTCCGATTTATAAGGATAAATTTACAAAGTCCGTCTTGTTGAGATCCATTAAACCCACCTATTAAAACGGTCACATTCTCCCAAAGGGTCAGATTTGGTCGAAACTCAATGCGAGGCGCTTGCCAGGGGTGAGATTTGATACCCTCATTATACGACCCGGATACGCAATATGAGCCGATATGCTAAGTTGCCCTGAAAATTTTCTATCCCGCCAGCTCTAACGAACTTCCTATGAGGGAGGCAGATAAACGTTCTCGATCATGGTAACGAATTATCACCGTTACCGGCCTTGGGATAAGAATGACAAATAGACCAGCTGTCGGATCAATTTTCACAACAAACGCAATTAGAATCCCAGCGCGACCCCCAGGCCGATGGAATCAACCTTATTGTTGTAGAACTGGCCGTGCGGATCATATCCGGTGTACCATTCAGCCATGAGCCGCAGGCGGCGCTGGCCCGTGCTATGATGACCGAATTCAAGGCCGGCCTTGATGCTGGTATCGACGTACCAGTCATTTTCCTGGGTGCACTTCATATCCAGTCCGACAATGGGCCTTCCGCTCCATAAGAAAGGCTTGTCACCTCGATACTCGAGCCCCCAGTGGACGATTGCCGGCTTCAGTTCACTTGGTTCCTTGTGAACTAGATACTCCCCACCTCCGTACACCCGCCATGCGTGCCATTCCCGGGAATAGATTAGCTCAATGGATTCGTAGCTGAGGTTAACTCGATTCGGATGATTGGCACTCAGGAGCAACTCATCCCCTAAATGCGAGCTCTGGTGATAAAGCCGGAAACGGAACGAATTGTCGCCATACCGGTAGGTGACGGGGATGCCGATGGTGTAGTCCGCATTGATGAGATCGGAGGAGGCACTGTCCAGGTTGAATTGGGCGAACAAGGCACCTTCCAGGCTCAATTGAAGCCCATCCCCCTCGCGG
This window contains:
- a CDS encoding integrase, which gives rise to MDDLSIDDRFHLLLHKKIMNKIGSAKRRSKKYYKDQYKKTGIIPVPLLLVEKGIMDGRKCSGRPKVIDEQTKRRFIEMVKASCDPSSQGFIFITRRARTIKNYHCWLEEELGKTISLPALRRCAKRENLKFYLEKEDDQEPSPARYSFKSVPVFALIQVDGCKFQYLRIRDERGNWQKPQVIEIFDTGSRKLFILESYFTESNLNSVDLFTRFLLCTPFPLKTIGIRPDQAKGFLNLKRPINAINLAHSTPGGFYLAPDFSRAHSPKDKAHLESSHRSLHNLEIRIIKAFEDRIVKTVTEYNFKRGRKEKVTVTLLDITLDELRSSTVLRQYRDEHNHTQHYFTEDGVVSAWVPAQKFDDFLSNQADTLNFIPEQVQEYMKYGYRKIKATVSKNRTIRHDKRDFYVTSGADRFSKHKSTPVKISRYRDKLFIFEPSEDGILLGEAIAKKPFDRPPAPAPDPVPDELDTIIALLEKHNMAVDRPILIEVYHKGLSLSRAEQVLHHNQSRYADYMKKMDQPEERKKQALFNAFMLDCQKSLTTNRVATYASLGDMT
- a CDS encoding integrase core domain-containing protein, translated to MMKMLGNFVLFIWLKFKVTSNLAAENLALRHQLAVMKRTNKRPKIRMVDRLFWVLLSRIWTPWRKSLIIVKPDTVVYWHRKGFKLFWKFKSKGPGRPQVSREIRDLVRRMAAANPNWGAPRIHGELLSLGFEVSERTVSNLMPRHPPNSKPSQTWRTFLKNHINKCSIDFFTVPTVTFNILFVLVILSHSRRKVVHFNITSNPTAEWTTQQIVEAFWDTAPKYLMRDRDAIYGVFCRNRVKNMGIKEVVSAPQSPWQNPFVERVIGSIRRECTNNVIVLNQGHLKNILCAYFQYYHNDRTHLSLGKNTPNGRPIQPRPVGKCKIIDLPRIGGLHHRYEWEKAA
- the groL gene encoding chaperonin GroEL (60 kDa chaperone family; promotes refolding of misfolded polypeptides especially under stressful conditions; forms two stacked rings of heptamers to form a barrel-shaped 14mer; ends can be capped by GroES; misfolded proteins enter the barrel where they are refolded when GroES binds), with the translated sequence MAKEIKYDANAREAMLKGVKTLADAVVVTLGPKGRNVVIEKSWGSPNVTKDGVTVAKEIEIKDKFENMGAQMVKEVASKTSDMAGDGTTTATVLARAIYENGQKLVVAGHNPMWIKRGIDKAVAKVVEALEAMARPIKNQNDIAQVGTISANNDETIGNIIAEAMDKVGKEGVITVEEAKSIDTTLEVVEGMQFDRGYLSPYFVTDTEKMNVSFDSPYVLICEKKVSSMKDLLPILEEISKTRKPLLIVAEDVEGEALATIVVNKLRGSLNVAAVKAPGFGDRRKNMLEDIAVLTGGELVSEDIGLKLENVTLQDLGQAKTITIDKDNTTIVDGAGSKEALEGRVKMLRAQVEETSSDYDREKLQERLAKLVGGVAVISVGAATETEMKEKKARVEDALNATRAAVEEGIVPGGGVALIRCIPDLETLTLEGEEKLGIDVIAKAIEEPLRKIANNAGVEGAVVVNKVKEGQGAFGYNARTNVYEDLISAGVMDPKKVVRFALQNAASVASVMLTTQAMIAEKPDKT
- the groES gene encoding co-chaperone GroES, with the translated sequence MNLRPLSDKIVVMRGPENTETKGGIIIPDTAKEKPVEGRVVAVGNGRMGDNGKLISMDVKPDDRILFSKYGGTDVKIDGTDYLILRQDDVLGIIE
- a CDS encoding transposase codes for the protein MGVSKQYCGNLGKVDNCQVGVFAAYASQTGYSLVDKRLFIPEKWFGDDFESRRKKCKLPAEAIFKTKPQLAVEMLNNLADEGILPFKYILADFFYGVSPEFIDAASNLVGTNYFVSVPGKTLCWLKSPVTPGHIHPLCHFLLQPV
- a CDS encoding BON domain-containing protein, with product MKIRIYTLALLVSIIAWTVTYSSLFASETDDRIESSARQSYIFQTYFKDEDIKIHSQNGDVTLTGTASSDAYKALARETVAGLPGVKGVDNQLAVKGEAVSGYSDAWLAAKVKSTLFFHRNVSAGNTEVSAKNGTITLVGDAESLAQKDLTTEYVLDIDGVKHVNNEMTVQGAAIWPKKKQAEEKMDEIVQVIDDASITAMVKMTLLYHRSTSAVATTVETKDGVVTLGGKAGNKAEKALATKLVRDVHGVKNVTNLMTIAG
- a CDS encoding DUF3309 family protein; its protein translation is MSLGTILLIILVLALVGIIPTWPHSRSWGYGPSSGIGLVLIIVLVLLVLGKL
- a CDS encoding YtxH domain-containing protein, with the protein product MVILNDLANQVKKIRGFQTKTMRHARNRNIIIGASIGSALGLAAGILFAPKSGREIRQGISDRTCETVKNLKENVTVTRARMFDAASKKEAHLHDAGKKGGDSKNESTKKTGEDKGTETSK
- a CDS encoding DUF1207 domain-containing protein, with translation MIILLCIATCLNMTVRMFATALCFTILFSSFSAVAADRTIDEFLTGYVASILERDLNWKRDSYILEIVNGATTITVYKEDPVRQEAAETQLRAIDGIHEVTIVVKPSNDAEPEAAGSFMAVTGQGKAYPVGDLFQSLIADPKQPQFFVSLRSFSSMDVRYTMASVGFGETFGMYRFYGIREGDGLQLSLEGALFAQFNLDSASSDLINADYTIGIPVTYRYGDNSFRFRLYHQSSHLGDELLLSANHPNRVNLSYESIELIYSREWHAWRVYGGGEYLVHKEPSELKPAIVHWGLEYRGDKPFLWSGRPIVGLDMKCTQENDWYVDTSIKAGLEFGHHSTGQRRLRLMAEWYTGYDPHGQFYNNKVDSIGLGVALGF